The Bos indicus x Bos taurus breed Angus x Brahman F1 hybrid chromosome 15, Bos_hybrid_MaternalHap_v2.0, whole genome shotgun sequence genome includes a window with the following:
- the CLP1 gene encoding polyribonucleotide 5'-hydroxyl-kinase Clp1: MGEEANDDKKPTTKFELERETELRFEVEASQSVQLELLAGMAEIFGTELTRNKKFTFDAGAKVAVFTWHGCSLQLSGRTEVAYVSKDTPMLLYLNTHTALEQMRRQAEKEEERGPRVMVVGPTDVGKSTVCRLLLNYAVRLGRRPTYVELDVGQGSVSIPGTMGALYIERPADVEEGFSIQAPLVYHFGSTTPGTNIKLYNKITSRLADVFNQRCEVNRRASVSGCVINTCGWVKGSGYQALVHAASAFEVDVVVVLDQERLYNELKRDLPHFVRTVLLPKSGGVVERSKDFRRECRDERIREYFYGFRGCFYPHAFNVKFSDVKIYKVGAPTIPDSCLPLGMSQEDNQLKLVPVTPGRDMVHHLLSVSTAEGTEENLSETSVAGFIVVTSVDLEHQVFTVLSPAPRPLPKNFLLIMDIRFMDLK, translated from the exons ATGGGAGAGGAGGCCAATGATGACAAGAAGCCAACAACTAAATTTGAACTGGAGCGGGAGACAGAGCTTCGCTTTGAGGTGGAGGCGTCGCAGTCAGTTCAGTTGGAGCTGCTGGCTGGCATGGCAGAAATCTTCGGCACAGAGCTGACCCGAAACAAGAAGTTCACCTTTGATGCCGGCGCCAAGGTGGCTGTCTTCACTTGGCACGGCTGTTCGCTGCAGCTCAGTGGCCGCACCGAGGTGGCTTACGTCTCCAAGGATACCCCAATGTTGCTTTATCTCAACACGCATACGGCCTTGGAGCAGATGcggaggcaggcagagaaggaggaggagcgaGGCCCCCGGGTGATGGTCGTGGGCCCCACGGACGTGGGCAAGTCCACCGTGTGCCGTCTGCTGCTCAACTACGCGGTGCGTTTGGGCCGCCGGCCCACGTACGTGGAGCTGGATGTGGGCCAGGGCTCTGTGTCCATCCCCGGCACCATGGGGGCCCTGTACATTGAGCGGCCAGCGGACGTTGAGGAGGGGTTCTCCATCCAGGCCCCGCTGGTGTACCACTTCGGCTCCACCACGCCTGGCACCAACATCAAGCTTTATAATAAG ATTACATCTCGTTTAGCCGATGTGTTCAACCAGAGGTGTGAAGTGAACCGCAGGGCCTCGGTGAGCGGCTGTGTCATTAACACCTGTGGCTGGGTCAAGGGCTCTGGTTACCAGGCCCTGGTCCATGCAGCCTCAGCCTTTGAGGTGGATGTCGTTGTGGTTCTGGATCAAGAACGGCTCTACAACGAACTGAAACGGGACCTGCCTCACTTCGTCCGCACGGTGCTGCTCCCCAAGTCGGGGGGTGTGGTGGAGCGCTCCAAGGACTTCCGGCGGGAATGCCGGGATGAGCGCATCCGTGAGTATTTCTATGGGTTCCGGGGCTGTTTCTATCCCCATGCCTTCAACGTCAAATTTTCAGATGTGAAAATCTACAAAGTCGGGGCACCCACCATCCCAGACTCTTGCCTGCCTCTGGGCATGTCTCAGGAAGACAATCAGCTCAAGCTGGTGCCTGTTACCCCCGGCCGAGATATGGTGCACCACCTGCTGAGCGTCAGCACGGCGGAGGGCACAGAGGAGAACCTCTCCGAGACCAGCGTGGCGGGCTTCATCGTGGTGACCAGTGTGGACCTGGAGCACCAGGTGTTCACCGTTCTCTCTCCGGCCCCCCGCCCACTGCCCAAGAACTTCCTTCTCATCATGGATATCCGGTTCATGGATCTTAAGTAG
- the LOC113906005 gene encoding uncharacterized protein LOC113906005 — MGVSPRHPYRGLHPCPALSSPQLLAVSLATGPSSPAPRLPSLPAPGSRPRPPGIAAPAPALDACPLPASQPASCVSQPRSDVGARPGSLLRGSSLGPYRTEDARPSGGLAASEQMRASIRHGIRTWLRQPPPLPSAPLAQQPLPPTPSPRLPRSSRGSLGGPSAPRRASAPVIGSPCFSRSSEMGREVTPTHPAPAPPRGALCAASPGRDGEAGKTGGVRLGVLAPSPGPGKVEAGGGGGARWSLPPGTHWRAKLKADVSSGGWPVFCWGRGPETADALCREALQRADLAAPGNAGTAGVLVVPAEGRTEPAHPGSSAYCCQGTRLASPKQTGAKPHRAGQQAPPRSGPRLPGLSGPAEDTSRLIPASSTRGHCGAEACESSSRFLIRTRQFFLSRVTQSPCPWEKGERNILYLVPPNHGAVTLPIMRHRARAANTARDRRPL, encoded by the exons ATGGGTGTCTCC CCCCGCCACCCGTACCGCGGGCTCCATCCTTGCCCAGCCCTGTCCTCCCCCCAGCTTCTGGCGGTCTCCTTGGCCACGGGGCCCTCCTCCCCAGCACCCCGGCTCCCCTCCCTGCCCGCCCCTGGCTcgcgcccccgccccccgggcatcgctgccccagccccagccctcgaCGCCTGCCCGCTGCCTGCCTCCCAGCCCGCCTCCTGTGTCTCCCAGCCCCGCTCTGACGTGGGAG CCCGCCCCGGGAGCCTGCTGCGCGGCTCATCACTGGGACCGTACCGTACCGAGGATGCCAGGCCTTCGGGGGGGCTCGCGGCCTCCGAGCAGATGCGAGCATCCATT agGCACGGGATTCGCACCTGGCTCCGCCAGCCTCCGCCTCTGCCGTCAGCGCCGCTTGCTCAGcaacccctccctcccaccccctccccgcgcCTCCCACGGTCCAGCCGCGGCTCACTCGGGGGGCCGTCAGCACCCCGGCGCGCTTCTGCCCCCGTCATTGGCTCCCCTTGCTTCTCCCGGTCATCTGAGATGGGGAGAGAAGTGACCCCGACGCACCCTGCCCCCGCTCCCCCGAGAGGGGCTCTCTGTGCAGCCTCCCCTGGGCGGGATGGGGAAGCAGGGAAGACAGGCGGGGTGAGGCTGGGGGTCCTTGCCCCCTCCCCGGGCCCCGGGAAAgtggaggcgggggggggggggggcgccagGTGGAGCTTGCCGCCGGGAACTCACTGGCGGGCAAAGTTGAAGGCAGACGTGTCCAGCGGAGGCTGGCCGGTGTTCTGCTG GGGCCGAGGGCCTGAAACGGCCGATGCCCTCTGCCGGGAGGCTTTGCAGAGAGCCGACCTGGCGGCCCCAGGCAATGCTGGAACAGCTGGGGTGCTGGTGGTCCCCGCGGAGGGCAGGACGGAGCCTGCGCACCCCGGCTCCTCTGCCTACTGTTGCCAGGGCACCCGGCTGGCATCCCCGAAACAGACCGGCGCTAAGCCACACAGAGCCGGCCAGCAGGCTCCACCGAGGAGCGGGCCGAGGCTCCCTGGCTTATCAGGGCCGGCAGAGGACACCTCCCGCCTTATCCCTGCCTCCAGCACCCGCGGCCACTGTGGGGCTGAAGCCTGCGAATCCTCCTCAAGATTCTTAATCAGAACCAGGCAATTCTTTTTATCTCGCGTcacccagagtccctgcccctgGGAGAAGGGGGAAAGAAACATCCTGTACCTTGTGCCCCCAAACCACGGGGCTGTGACGCTGCCCATCATGAGACACCGCGCCCGCGCCGCAAACACGGCCCGGGACCGCCGGCCTCTCTGA
- the YPEL4 gene encoding protein yippee-like 4: MPSCDPGPAPACLPAKTFRSYLPRCHRTYSCVHCRAHLAKHDELISKSFQGSHGRAYLFNSVVNVGCGPAEQRLLLTGLHSVADIFCESCKTTLGWKYEQAFETSQKYKEGKYIIEMSHMVKDNGWD; this comes from the exons ATGCCCAGCTGCGACCCTGGCCCGGCCCCCGCCTGCCTCCCCGCCAAGACCTTCCGCAGCTACCTGCCTCGCTGCCACCGCACCTACAGCTGCGTCCACTGCCGTGCACACCTGGCCAAACACGACGAGCTCATCTCCAAG TCCTTCCAGGGGAGCCATGGCCGAGCCTACCTGTTTAACTCCGT GGTCAACGTGGGGTGCGGGCCAGCTGAACAGCGCCTCCTGCTCACGGGGCTGCACTCGGTAGCTGATATTTTCTGCGAGAGCTGCAAAACCACCCTGGGCTGGAAATAT GAGCAGGCTTTTGAGACGAGCCAGAAGTACAAGGAGGGGAAGTACATCATTGAAATGTCGCACATGGTGAAGGACAACGGCTGGGACTGA